One genomic window of Cottoperca gobio chromosome 10, fCotGob3.1, whole genome shotgun sequence includes the following:
- the ccng1 gene encoding cyclin-G1: MIDTVTGPRAQPFAVQLKAMTDLEGRYQPKLSGLRLIESSQDNGLRMTTRLRELEVKDLLSLTRFFGFSSETFSLAISLLDRFLSVMKIQPKHLSCVGLCCFYIAVKSAEEEKNVPLANELIRISQNRFTVSDMIRMEKIIMAKLYWKVKAPTALRFLRLFHSHIQEQLDDESKKILSLERLEAQLKACHCSFVFSKIKPSLLAMALLCYEAQEQHDPEYVDKITESLKSLQQQLNLRDGDLVCVRGLVGKCLAEYATTRCLKPNGQRLRWTISGRTARQLKPSYYKITHLPTIPESAC, encoded by the exons ATGATTGACACAGTGACAGGACCCAGAGCACAGCCCTTTGCAGTCCAGCTAAAGGCCATGACTGATCTGGAGGGCCGATACCAACCAAAGCTGAGCGGCTTGCGACTCATCGAGAGCTCTCAAGACAACGGCCTCAGGATGACCACCAGACTGAGGGAGCTGGAAGTGAAAGACCTGCTTTCTCTGACCAGGTTCTTTGGTTTCAGCTCAGAAACCTTCTCACTGGCCATCAGCTTGTTGGATCGATTCCTCTCTGTAATGAAG ATTCAACCAAAGCACCTGTCCTGCGTAGGCCTGTGCTGCTTCTACATCGCAGTGAAGTCcgcagaagaggagaagaacgTGCCTCTAGCCAATGAGCTGATCCGCATCAGTCAGAATCGCTTTACAGTGTCTGACATGATAAGGATGGAGAAGATCATCATGGCAAAGCTCTACTGGAAGGTGAAGGCCCCCACAGCTCTCCGCTTTCTCCGCCTCTTTCACAGCCACATCCAGGAGCAGCTCGACGATGAGAG cAAGAAGATACTGAGCCTTGAGAGACTGGAAGCTCAGCTGAAAGCCTGTCACTGCTCATTTGTCTTCTCCAAAATAAAG CCATCTCTGCTCGCCATGGCTCTCCTGTGTTATGAGGCCCAGGAGCAACACGACCCAGAGTACGTTGACAAAATAACAGAGTCGCTTAAaagtctgcagcagcagctgaat CTCAGAGACGGGGACTTGGTTTGTGTGCGGGGGTTGGTTGGAAAATGCCTGGCTGAATATGCCACCACCAGGTGCTTGAAGCCTAACGGCCAGAGGCTTCGCTGGACTATTTCAGGAAGAACTGCACGTCAGCTGAAGCCCAGCTACTACAAGATCACTCATCTTCCCACCATACCCGAGTCGGCTTGTTAA
- the LOC115014519 gene encoding septin-8-A-like isoform X1, with translation MAANEVDVFAHEEKRNLELGGHVGFDSLPDQLVSKSVAQGFSFNILCVGETGIGKSTLMNTLFNTTFENEEASHYQSDVQLRPQTYDLQESNVNLKLTIVHTVGFGDQINKRQSYKPILEYIDTQFERYLEEELKIKRSLFNCHDTRIHICLYFIAPTGHSLKSLDLVTMKKLDSKVNIIPVIAKADTVSKSELDKLKIKIMSELVSNGVQIYQFPTEDEAVAEINTSMNTHLPFAVVGSVEDVKVGNKMVKARLYPWGSVQVENENHCDFVKLREMLLRVNLEDLREQTHARHYELYRRCKLEEMGFKDTDPDSQSFSLQETYEAKRKEFLVDLQRKEEEMRQMFVNKVKETEAELKEKEKELHERFEQLKRMHQDEKRNLEEKRRDLEEEMNAFNRRKVAAETLMGQALQGCSQQPFKKDKDKKNFFSLPSACSLTSGRNLN, from the exons ATGGCGGCCAACGAGGTAGATGTTTTCGCA CATGAAGAAAAGCGAAACCTGGAGCTCGGAGGTCATGTGGGGTTTGACAGTCTCCCAGATCAGCTGGTCAGTAAATCAGTTGCACAAGGATTCAGCTTCAACATCCTCTGCGTAG GTGAAACAGGGATAGGCAAGTCAACATTGATGAACACTCTTTtcaatacaacatttgaaaatgaggAAGCTAGCCACTATCAGAGTGACGTACAGCTACGCCCACAAACCTATGATCTGCAGGAGAGCAACGTGAACCTCAAGCTGACCATTGTGCACACTGTAGGGTTCGGAGACCAGATCAACAAAAGACAAAG CTATAAACCCATTCTTGAGTACATTGATACCCAGTTTGAGAGGTATCTTGAGGAGGAGCTAAAAATAAAGCGCTCCTTGTTTAACTGCCATGACACAAGAATCCACATCTGCCTGTATTTCATCGCTCCCACCGGACACTCCCTAAAGTCTCTGGATCTCGTCACAATGAAGAAACTGGACAGCAAG GTGAACATCATCCCGGTTATTGCAAAGGCAGACACGGTATCCAAGAGCGAACTGGACAAATTAAAGATCAAGATAATGAGCGAGCTGGTCAGTAATGGAGTGCAGATTTATCAGTTCCCGACAGAGGATGAAGCTGTTGCAGAGATCAACACCTCCATGAAT ACTCATCTTCCCTTTGCTGTGGTTGGAAGTGTAGAAGACGTTAAAGTGGGAAATAAGATGGTGAAAGCCAGGCTGTATCCCTGGGGATCAGTACAGG TGGAAAATGAAAACCATTGTGATTTTGTGAAGCTGAGGGAGATGCTACTGCGCGTGAACTTGGAGGATCTCCGAGAGCAAACACACGCTCGACACTATGAGCTCTACCGTCGCTGCAAGCTAGAAGAGATGGGCTTCAAGGACACAGACCCGGACAGCCAGTCGTTCAG CCTTCAGGAGACATACGAAGCCAAGAGGAAGGAGTTCCTTGTGGATCTGCAGCgcaaagaggaagaaatgagaCAGATGTTTGTAAACAAAGTGAaggagacagaagcagagctgaaagaaaaggaaaaagag CTCCATGAGAGATTTGAGCAGCTGAAGCGGATGCACCAGGACGAAAAGAGGAATCTTGAGGAGAAAAGACGagacctggaggaggagatgaatgCCTTCAATAGAAGAAAGGTTGCAGCTGAGACACTGATGGGACAGGCACTCCAAGGTTGCTCACAACAACCATTCaagaaggacaaggacaagAAGAA CTTCTTTAGTCTTCCATCTGCGTGCTCCTTAACCTCAGGAAGGAATTTGAATTAG
- the LOC115014519 gene encoding septin-8-A-like isoform X2, with protein MAANEHEEKRNLELGGHVGFDSLPDQLVSKSVAQGFSFNILCVGETGIGKSTLMNTLFNTTFENEEASHYQSDVQLRPQTYDLQESNVNLKLTIVHTVGFGDQINKRQSYKPILEYIDTQFERYLEEELKIKRSLFNCHDTRIHICLYFIAPTGHSLKSLDLVTMKKLDSKVNIIPVIAKADTVSKSELDKLKIKIMSELVSNGVQIYQFPTEDEAVAEINTSMNTHLPFAVVGSVEDVKVGNKMVKARLYPWGSVQVENENHCDFVKLREMLLRVNLEDLREQTHARHYELYRRCKLEEMGFKDTDPDSQSFSLQETYEAKRKEFLVDLQRKEEEMRQMFVNKVKETEAELKEKEKELHERFEQLKRMHQDEKRNLEEKRRDLEEEMNAFNRRKVAAETLMGQALQGCSQQPFKKDKDKKNFFSLPSACSLTSGRNLN; from the exons ATGGCGGCCAACGAG CATGAAGAAAAGCGAAACCTGGAGCTCGGAGGTCATGTGGGGTTTGACAGTCTCCCAGATCAGCTGGTCAGTAAATCAGTTGCACAAGGATTCAGCTTCAACATCCTCTGCGTAG GTGAAACAGGGATAGGCAAGTCAACATTGATGAACACTCTTTtcaatacaacatttgaaaatgaggAAGCTAGCCACTATCAGAGTGACGTACAGCTACGCCCACAAACCTATGATCTGCAGGAGAGCAACGTGAACCTCAAGCTGACCATTGTGCACACTGTAGGGTTCGGAGACCAGATCAACAAAAGACAAAG CTATAAACCCATTCTTGAGTACATTGATACCCAGTTTGAGAGGTATCTTGAGGAGGAGCTAAAAATAAAGCGCTCCTTGTTTAACTGCCATGACACAAGAATCCACATCTGCCTGTATTTCATCGCTCCCACCGGACACTCCCTAAAGTCTCTGGATCTCGTCACAATGAAGAAACTGGACAGCAAG GTGAACATCATCCCGGTTATTGCAAAGGCAGACACGGTATCCAAGAGCGAACTGGACAAATTAAAGATCAAGATAATGAGCGAGCTGGTCAGTAATGGAGTGCAGATTTATCAGTTCCCGACAGAGGATGAAGCTGTTGCAGAGATCAACACCTCCATGAAT ACTCATCTTCCCTTTGCTGTGGTTGGAAGTGTAGAAGACGTTAAAGTGGGAAATAAGATGGTGAAAGCCAGGCTGTATCCCTGGGGATCAGTACAGG TGGAAAATGAAAACCATTGTGATTTTGTGAAGCTGAGGGAGATGCTACTGCGCGTGAACTTGGAGGATCTCCGAGAGCAAACACACGCTCGACACTATGAGCTCTACCGTCGCTGCAAGCTAGAAGAGATGGGCTTCAAGGACACAGACCCGGACAGCCAGTCGTTCAG CCTTCAGGAGACATACGAAGCCAAGAGGAAGGAGTTCCTTGTGGATCTGCAGCgcaaagaggaagaaatgagaCAGATGTTTGTAAACAAAGTGAaggagacagaagcagagctgaaagaaaaggaaaaagag CTCCATGAGAGATTTGAGCAGCTGAAGCGGATGCACCAGGACGAAAAGAGGAATCTTGAGGAGAAAAGACGagacctggaggaggagatgaatgCCTTCAATAGAAGAAAGGTTGCAGCTGAGACACTGATGGGACAGGCACTCCAAGGTTGCTCACAACAACCATTCaagaaggacaaggacaagAAGAA CTTCTTTAGTCTTCCATCTGCGTGCTCCTTAACCTCAGGAAGGAATTTGAATTAG
- the LOC115014519 gene encoding septin-8-A-like isoform X3 encodes MAANEVDVFAHEEKRNLELGGHVGFDSLPDQLVSKSVAQGFSFNILCVGETGIGKSTLMNTLFNTTFENEEASHYQSDVQLRPQTYDLQESNVNLKLTIVHTVGFGDQINKRQSYKPILEYIDTQFERYLEEELKIKRSLFNCHDTRIHICLYFIAPTGHSLKSLDLVTMKKLDSKVNIIPVIAKADTVSKSELDKLKIKIMSELVSNGVQIYQFPTEDEAVAEINTSMNTHLPFAVVGSVEDVKVGNKMVKARLYPWGSVQVENENHCDFVKLREMLLRVNLEDLREQTHARHYELYRRCKLEEMGFKDTDPDSQSFSLQETYEAKRKEFLVDLQRKEEEMRQMFVNKVKETEAELKEKEKELHERFEQLKRMHQDEKRNLEEKRRDLEEEMNAFNRRKVAAETLMGQALQGCSQQPFKKDKDKKN; translated from the exons ATGGCGGCCAACGAGGTAGATGTTTTCGCA CATGAAGAAAAGCGAAACCTGGAGCTCGGAGGTCATGTGGGGTTTGACAGTCTCCCAGATCAGCTGGTCAGTAAATCAGTTGCACAAGGATTCAGCTTCAACATCCTCTGCGTAG GTGAAACAGGGATAGGCAAGTCAACATTGATGAACACTCTTTtcaatacaacatttgaaaatgaggAAGCTAGCCACTATCAGAGTGACGTACAGCTACGCCCACAAACCTATGATCTGCAGGAGAGCAACGTGAACCTCAAGCTGACCATTGTGCACACTGTAGGGTTCGGAGACCAGATCAACAAAAGACAAAG CTATAAACCCATTCTTGAGTACATTGATACCCAGTTTGAGAGGTATCTTGAGGAGGAGCTAAAAATAAAGCGCTCCTTGTTTAACTGCCATGACACAAGAATCCACATCTGCCTGTATTTCATCGCTCCCACCGGACACTCCCTAAAGTCTCTGGATCTCGTCACAATGAAGAAACTGGACAGCAAG GTGAACATCATCCCGGTTATTGCAAAGGCAGACACGGTATCCAAGAGCGAACTGGACAAATTAAAGATCAAGATAATGAGCGAGCTGGTCAGTAATGGAGTGCAGATTTATCAGTTCCCGACAGAGGATGAAGCTGTTGCAGAGATCAACACCTCCATGAAT ACTCATCTTCCCTTTGCTGTGGTTGGAAGTGTAGAAGACGTTAAAGTGGGAAATAAGATGGTGAAAGCCAGGCTGTATCCCTGGGGATCAGTACAGG TGGAAAATGAAAACCATTGTGATTTTGTGAAGCTGAGGGAGATGCTACTGCGCGTGAACTTGGAGGATCTCCGAGAGCAAACACACGCTCGACACTATGAGCTCTACCGTCGCTGCAAGCTAGAAGAGATGGGCTTCAAGGACACAGACCCGGACAGCCAGTCGTTCAG CCTTCAGGAGACATACGAAGCCAAGAGGAAGGAGTTCCTTGTGGATCTGCAGCgcaaagaggaagaaatgagaCAGATGTTTGTAAACAAAGTGAaggagacagaagcagagctgaaagaaaaggaaaaagag CTCCATGAGAGATTTGAGCAGCTGAAGCGGATGCACCAGGACGAAAAGAGGAATCTTGAGGAGAAAAGACGagacctggaggaggagatgaatgCCTTCAATAGAAGAAAGGTTGCAGCTGAGACACTGATGGGACAGGCACTCCAAGGTTGCTCACAACAACCATTCaagaaggacaaggacaagAAGAA TTGA